One window of the Shewanella cyperi genome contains the following:
- a CDS encoding type II secretion system F family protein encodes MAELVIAMVMAFLSVSLLVWSLKHLGESLGRKYQETFTSSARSNLADMFLFIEPGQLFMINLFTLASVPFLGRVMLGSWVLGIMLSIVLAILPRFAYSFLHKRRRRKFVHQLPDALNMIASSMQAGANTTSAIEFMADEMEAPAKQEFQLFLREQRLGVEFNTALNNMLSRIPEDEFQLVVAGMQISRDVGGNLAEVLQRLSSTLRRKIEMEGKIQALTSQGKLQGLVMTALPVFIGIVLYHMEPASMGRILSEPLGWGVIVVGTLMLFCGYLAIKKIVSIDV; translated from the coding sequence ATGGCTGAGTTGGTTATTGCCATGGTCATGGCATTTCTGTCTGTGAGCCTGTTGGTGTGGTCACTGAAACACCTGGGGGAATCACTGGGACGTAAATACCAGGAAACCTTCACCTCATCGGCCAGAAGCAACCTGGCCGACATGTTCCTGTTCATCGAACCCGGCCAATTGTTCATGATTAACCTGTTTACCCTGGCCTCGGTGCCCTTTTTGGGACGGGTGATGTTGGGGTCATGGGTGCTGGGGATCATGTTGAGTATAGTGCTGGCCATATTGCCCCGATTTGCCTACAGCTTCCTGCACAAGCGGCGCCGGCGTAAGTTTGTGCACCAGTTACCCGATGCCCTCAATATGATTGCCTCTTCCATGCAGGCGGGGGCCAATACCACCAGTGCCATTGAGTTTATGGCCGACGAAATGGAAGCTCCTGCCAAGCAGGAGTTCCAGCTGTTCCTGCGCGAACAGCGTCTGGGGGTCGAGTTCAATACCGCCCTCAACAACATGCTCAGCCGCATTCCGGAAGACGAATTCCAGTTGGTGGTTGCCGGTATGCAGATCTCCCGCGATGTGGGCGGCAACCTGGCCGAGGTGTTGCAGCGGCTGTCATCGACCCTGAGGCGCAAAATTGAGATGGAAGGCAAGATCCAGGCACTGACATCCCAGGGCAAACTTCAGGGATTGGTGATGACGGCCCTGCCGGTGTTCATCGGCATAGTGCTGTATCACATGGAGCCGGCTTCCATGGGGCGGATCTTATCCGAACCCCTGGGGTGGGGCGTCATAGTCGTCGGGACGCTGATGCTGTTT